Proteins found in one Acidimicrobiales bacterium genomic segment:
- a CDS encoding glutamine synthetase family protein — protein MDVAQLEQLVSDGEVDTVLTVFPDLQGRFMGKRVTGHFFVDHVLADGIEACNYLLAVDVDMTPLPGYRFANWDQGYGDVNARPDLSTLRLVPWLERTALVICDLFHPGGEPVEVAPRQVLRRQVERAAAAGYRVKCGAELEFFLFRDSYEEAAGRGYRDLRPHSDWIEDYHILQTTRDEYLIRQIRNGMDAAGVPVEFSKGEAGRGQHEINLRYAEALEMADRHTVYKNGAKEIAALNGRSLTFMAKWDMAECGSSCHVHSSLWSVDGDEPLDHDGDAPHHLSQPFRHYLGGLLATAPELALCFAPYVNSYKRYQPGSWAPTAVVWAPDNRTCGLRVVGHGPGLRVESRIPGADCNPYLAFAATIAGGLHGIEHGIEPPPAFEGNAYEADDVPRVPWTLVDAIDRFERSEVAVKAFGEDVHFHLLNTARQEWVTFNGVVTDWELRRSFERL, from the coding sequence ATGGACGTCGCCCAGCTCGAGCAGCTCGTCAGCGACGGCGAGGTGGACACCGTCCTCACCGTGTTCCCCGACCTCCAGGGCCGGTTCATGGGGAAGCGGGTCACCGGCCACTTCTTCGTCGACCACGTGCTGGCCGACGGCATCGAGGCCTGCAACTACCTCCTGGCCGTCGACGTCGACATGACCCCGCTGCCCGGCTACCGCTTCGCCAACTGGGACCAGGGCTACGGCGACGTCAACGCCAGGCCCGACCTGTCGACCCTGCGCCTCGTGCCGTGGCTGGAGCGGACGGCGCTCGTCATCTGCGACCTGTTCCACCCCGGCGGCGAGCCGGTGGAGGTGGCGCCCCGCCAGGTGCTGCGCCGCCAGGTGGAGCGGGCGGCGGCCGCCGGCTACCGGGTGAAGTGCGGCGCCGAGCTGGAGTTCTTCCTGTTCAGGGACTCCTACGAGGAGGCGGCCGGGCGGGGCTACCGCGACCTGCGGCCCCACAGCGACTGGATCGAGGACTACCACATCCTCCAGACGACGAGGGACGAGTACCTCATCCGCCAGATCCGCAACGGGATGGACGCGGCCGGCGTGCCCGTCGAGTTCTCGAAGGGCGAGGCCGGGCGGGGCCAGCACGAGATCAACCTCCGCTACGCCGAGGCGCTCGAGATGGCCGACCGCCACACCGTCTACAAGAACGGGGCCAAGGAGATCGCCGCCCTCAACGGCCGGTCGCTGACGTTTATGGCGAAATGGGACATGGCCGAGTGCGGGTCGTCGTGCCACGTCCACTCCAGCCTCTGGTCGGTCGACGGCGACGAGCCCCTCGACCACGACGGCGACGCGCCCCACCACCTGTCCCAGCCGTTCCGGCACTACCTCGGCGGCCTGCTGGCCACCGCGCCGGAGCTGGCCCTCTGCTTCGCCCCCTACGTGAACTCCTACAAGCGCTACCAGCCGGGGTCGTGGGCGCCGACGGCCGTGGTGTGGGCCCCCGACAACCGGACGTGCGGGCTGCGGGTGGTCGGCCACGGGCCCGGCCTACGGGTCGAGTCCCGCATCCCCGGCGCCGACTGCAACCCCTACCTCGCGTTCGCGGCGACGATCGCCGGCGGGCTGCACGGGATCGAGCACGGCATCGAGCCGCCGCCGGCGTTCGAGGGCAACGCCTACGAGGCGGACGACGTTCCCCGGGTACCGTGGACCCTGGTCGACGCGATCGACCGGTTCGAGCGCAGCGAGGTGGCCGTCAAGGCCTTCGGTGAGGACGTCCACTTCCATCTCCTCAACACGGCGAGGCAGGAATGGGTGACGTTCAACGGGGTGGTGACGGACTGGGAGCTCCGCCGGAGCTTCGAACGCCTCTAG
- a CDS encoding 1-deoxy-D-xylulose-5-phosphate synthase N-terminal domain-containing protein, with translation MNLDDRELGILDAIQRRVLWLAVRMVDHANNERQNSDGVKVGGHQASSASMVSLMTALWFAHLGPEDRVSVKPHASPVLHAINYLLGRLDRRYLTTLRDAGGLQAYPSRTKDPDPVDWSTGSVGLGAAAPLFAAAVKRYLDARAGREPGRGRFIALVGDAELDEGNVWEAISDPATAGLGNVLWVVDLNRQSLDRVVPGIKARQLEQAFADHGWQVLEAKYGKRLQAAFERDGGDALRRRIDEMSNEEYQSLFALRGAELRDRFLSGADAAVKSALVDVPDDELAPLIQNLGGHDLAQLLDAYEAADATTDRPSVLFAYTIKGWGLPIAGDPLNHSALLTAEQVQRVREGVGLAPEHEWDPFPDWSVEGQWCRRVAERLERPAPPPQPTVHVPREVGLGPLRKPVSTQEAFGRLLVGLGRDGDVGPRLVTTSPDVSVSTNLGGWINKVGVFAPRDVPDWLGEGRLLRWRESPKGQHIELGISEMNLFLLLGQLGLSAELFGELLFPVGTLYDPFVCRGLDAFIYGVYSASRFVVVGTPAGVTLSYEGGAHQSTITPSIGLELPGVTLAEPAYATALDWILCDGLARLTDREGGESLYLRLTTRPLDQSPFEAARQRLGDEALRAAVLGGGYRLVDASGDPGRAGQPVVHLFASGAVLPEVLAAADELAGEGVAANVVEVTSLDRLYRGWQQAMRSAVGAAAPAGDGFHLASLLPPGERRAPIVCVHDAASHAMAWLGSVFGAPVVAAGVDTFGQSGPRDHLYGLHGLDAGAIATAALVALERAGG, from the coding sequence GTGAACCTGGACGACCGCGAGCTCGGCATCCTCGACGCCATCCAGCGGCGGGTCCTCTGGCTCGCCGTGCGCATGGTCGACCACGCCAACAACGAGCGCCAGAACTCCGACGGGGTGAAGGTCGGCGGGCACCAGGCGTCGTCGGCGTCGATGGTCAGCCTGATGACCGCGCTGTGGTTCGCCCACCTCGGCCCCGAGGACCGGGTGTCGGTGAAGCCCCACGCCTCGCCGGTGCTGCACGCCATCAACTACCTGCTCGGCCGGCTCGACCGCCGCTACCTCACCACCCTGCGGGACGCCGGCGGGCTCCAGGCCTACCCGAGCCGGACCAAGGACCCCGACCCCGTGGACTGGTCGACCGGGTCGGTCGGCCTCGGCGCCGCCGCCCCCCTGTTCGCCGCCGCGGTCAAGCGCTACCTGGACGCCCGCGCCGGGCGGGAGCCGGGGCGGGGCCGGTTCATCGCCCTCGTGGGCGACGCCGAGCTGGACGAGGGCAACGTGTGGGAGGCGATCTCCGACCCGGCGACGGCCGGGCTCGGCAACGTGCTGTGGGTCGTCGACCTGAACCGCCAGTCCCTCGACCGGGTCGTCCCCGGCATCAAGGCCCGCCAGCTGGAGCAGGCCTTCGCCGACCACGGCTGGCAGGTGCTCGAGGCCAAGTACGGCAAGCGCCTCCAGGCCGCCTTCGAGCGGGACGGCGGCGACGCCCTGCGCCGGCGCATCGACGAGATGTCGAACGAGGAGTACCAGAGCCTGTTCGCGCTGCGGGGCGCCGAGCTGCGCGACCGGTTCCTCAGCGGCGCGGACGCGGCCGTGAAGTCGGCGCTGGTCGATGTGCCCGACGACGAGCTCGCCCCGCTCATCCAGAACCTCGGCGGCCACGACCTGGCCCAGCTCCTCGACGCCTACGAGGCGGCCGACGCCACCACCGACCGGCCGTCGGTGCTGTTCGCCTACACGATCAAGGGCTGGGGCCTGCCGATCGCCGGCGACCCGCTGAACCACTCCGCGCTGCTCACCGCCGAGCAGGTCCAGCGGGTGCGGGAGGGGGTCGGCCTCGCCCCCGAGCACGAGTGGGACCCGTTCCCCGACTGGTCGGTCGAGGGCCAGTGGTGCCGGCGGGTGGCCGAGCGGCTGGAGCGGCCGGCCCCGCCGCCCCAGCCCACGGTCCACGTGCCGAGGGAGGTCGGGCTCGGGCCGCTGCGCAAGCCGGTGTCGACCCAGGAGGCGTTCGGGCGGCTGCTCGTCGGGCTCGGCCGCGACGGGGACGTGGGGCCCCGCCTGGTGACGACGTCGCCCGACGTGTCGGTGTCCACCAACCTCGGCGGCTGGATCAACAAGGTCGGCGTGTTCGCGCCCAGGGACGTGCCCGACTGGCTGGGCGAGGGCCGGCTGCTGCGGTGGCGGGAGTCGCCGAAGGGCCAGCACATCGAGCTCGGCATCAGCGAGATGAACCTGTTCCTGCTGCTCGGCCAGCTCGGGCTGTCCGCGGAGCTGTTCGGGGAGCTGCTGTTCCCGGTCGGCACCCTGTACGACCCGTTCGTGTGCCGCGGGCTCGACGCCTTCATCTACGGCGTCTACTCGGCGTCCCGGTTCGTGGTCGTCGGCACGCCGGCCGGGGTGACCCTGTCCTACGAGGGCGGCGCCCACCAGTCGACGATCACCCCGTCGATCGGCCTGGAGCTGCCGGGCGTGACCCTGGCCGAGCCGGCGTACGCGACCGCGCTCGACTGGATCCTGTGCGACGGCCTGGCCCGGCTCACCGACCGGGAGGGCGGCGAGTCGCTGTACCTGCGGCTCACGACCCGCCCGCTCGACCAGTCGCCGTTCGAGGCGGCCCGGCAGCGGCTGGGCGACGAAGCGCTGCGGGCGGCCGTGCTCGGTGGCGGGTACCGCCTGGTCGACGCCTCGGGCGACCCCGGGCGGGCCGGGCAGCCGGTGGTGCACCTGTTCGCCTCGGGCGCCGTGCTGCCGGAGGTGCTGGCCGCGGCCGACGAGCTGGCCGGCGAGGGCGTGGCCGCCAACGTGGTCGAGGTGACGAGCCTGGACCGCCTCTACCGGGGCTGGCAGCAGGCCATGCGGTCCGCCGTCGGCGCCGCCGCCCCGGCCGGCGACGGGTTCCACCTGGCGTCGCTGCTGCCCCCCGGCGAGCGCCGAGCGCCGATCGTGTGCGTCCACGACGCCGCCAGCCACGCCATGGCCTGGCTGGGCTCGGTCTTCGGGGCGCCGGTGGTGGCGGCCGGCGTGGACACCTTCGGCCAGTCCGGCCCGAGGGACCACCTCTACGGCCTCCACGGCCTCGACGCCGGCGCCATCGCCACGGCCGCCCTCGTGGCACTGGAGCGCGCCGGCGGGTAG
- a CDS encoding haloalkane dehalogenase, with protein sequence MRALRTPDERFDRLPGYPFEPHYVEVDAGDGSGDRLRVHHLDEGPADGPVVLLLHGEPSWSYLYRHMVPVLVDAGLRAVAVDLVGFGRSDKPAERAAYTYQRHVDWVREAVFDRLDLRDVTLVGQDWGGLVGLRLVGEHPDRFAGVVAANTFLPTGDRDPGPAFRAWQRFSQETPDFHVGGIVRGGCRTELAPEVVAAYDAPFPDDSYKAGARQFPMLVPASPDDPAAEANRRAWEGLARFERPFLCAFSDQDPITAGADRVLRARVPGAAGQPHTTIEGAGHFLQEDRGPELAAVVVDFVRAQPGAGSTSTSVSR encoded by the coding sequence GTGAGGGCGCTGCGCACCCCCGACGAGCGGTTCGACCGCCTGCCCGGCTACCCGTTCGAGCCCCACTACGTCGAGGTCGACGCGGGGGACGGGTCGGGCGACCGGCTGCGGGTCCACCACCTGGACGAGGGCCCGGCCGACGGCCCGGTCGTGCTCCTCCTGCACGGCGAGCCCTCGTGGTCCTACCTGTACCGGCACATGGTGCCGGTGCTCGTCGACGCCGGCCTGCGGGCCGTCGCCGTCGACCTCGTCGGCTTCGGCCGCTCCGACAAGCCGGCCGAGCGCGCCGCGTACACCTACCAGCGCCACGTCGACTGGGTGCGGGAGGCCGTGTTCGACCGGCTCGACCTGCGCGACGTCACCCTCGTCGGCCAGGACTGGGGCGGGCTCGTCGGGCTCCGGCTGGTGGGCGAGCACCCCGACCGCTTCGCCGGCGTCGTCGCCGCCAACACGTTCCTCCCCACCGGCGACCGCGACCCCGGGCCGGCGTTCCGGGCCTGGCAGCGGTTCAGCCAGGAGACCCCCGACTTCCACGTCGGCGGCATCGTGCGGGGCGGCTGCCGCACCGAGCTGGCGCCCGAGGTGGTCGCCGCCTACGACGCCCCGTTCCCCGACGACTCGTACAAGGCCGGCGCCCGCCAGTTCCCGATGCTCGTCCCCGCCTCGCCCGACGACCCGGCCGCCGAGGCCAACCGCCGGGCCTGGGAGGGGCTGGCCCGCTTCGAGCGCCCGTTCCTCTGCGCGTTCTCCGACCAGGACCCGATCACGGCCGGGGCCGACCGGGTGCTGCGGGCGAGGGTCCCCGGCGCCGCCGGCCAGCCCCACACGACCATCGAGGGCGCCGGCCACTTCCTCCAGGAGGACCGGGGGCCCGAGCTCGCCGCCGTGGTCGTCGACTTCGTGCGGGCTCAGCCGGGCGCGGGCTCGACCTCGACCAGCGTGTCGAGGTAG
- a CDS encoding glucose 1-dehydrogenase codes for MGRLDGRVALITGAGNGMGRAASVLFAAEGARVVVADVDEAAGRATVDAVAAGGGEATFVPVDVADSASVEAMVAATVDAYGGLHVLYNNAGIFPADDGGTLDTPEPTWDRVMAVNLKGVWLGCRHGIPAMLASGGGTIVNVASFVALMGAATAQVAYTASKGAVLSLTREIAVEYARRGIRANALCPGPVATPLLEELMSDPARRARRLTHIPMGRLGRAEELARAALFLACDDSSYMTGAALVVDGGTTAAYVTPEDAAGP; via the coding sequence ATGGGGAGGCTCGACGGCAGGGTGGCGCTCATCACCGGGGCCGGCAACGGCATGGGCCGGGCGGCGTCGGTGCTGTTCGCCGCCGAGGGCGCCAGGGTCGTCGTCGCCGACGTGGACGAGGCGGCCGGGCGGGCGACCGTCGACGCGGTCGCGGCGGGCGGCGGCGAGGCGACGTTCGTGCCCGTCGACGTGGCCGACTCGGCGTCGGTCGAGGCCATGGTGGCGGCGACCGTCGACGCCTACGGCGGCCTGCACGTCCTCTACAACAACGCCGGCATCTTCCCGGCCGACGACGGCGGGACCCTCGACACGCCCGAGCCGACCTGGGACCGGGTGATGGCCGTGAACCTGAAGGGCGTGTGGCTCGGGTGCCGCCACGGCATCCCGGCCATGCTCGCCTCGGGCGGGGGCACGATCGTCAACGTGGCGTCGTTCGTCGCCCTCATGGGCGCGGCGACCGCGCAGGTGGCCTACACGGCGAGCAAGGGCGCCGTGCTGTCGCTCACCAGGGAGATCGCCGTCGAGTACGCCCGCAGGGGCATCAGGGCCAACGCGCTCTGCCCCGGCCCGGTCGCCACCCCCCTGCTCGAGGAGCTGATGAGCGACCCCGCCCGCCGGGCCAGGCGCCTCACCCACATCCCGATGGGCCGCCTCGGCCGGGCCGAGGAGCTGGCCAGGGCGGCGCTGTTCCTCGCCTGCGACGACTCGTCGTACATGACCGGCGCGGCGCTGGTCGTCGACGGCGGCACCACCGCCGCGTACGTGACACCGGAGGACGCCGCCGGTCCTTGA
- a CDS encoding amino acid permease: MSEVLERSGRTGGVDRDVQRLHELGYAQELLRKMSGFSNFAVSFTIISILSGCLTLYGFGMNVGGPVVMSIGWPLVGIMVVIVGLAMAEVCSSYPTAGGLYYWSAKLARSNAPAWSWFTGWFNLLGQIGVTAGIDFGLAFFVGALLNLTTGMDVTDNRIILIYGVVLFLHGLLNTFGVRLVALLNDVSVWWHIGGVLVIVGSLVLFADTHQSADFVFTEFVNNTGWGFAGSGAYVFLIGLLLAQYTFTGYDASAHMTEETMDADVSGPRGIVMSIVVSLVAGWVLLLGVTFAIQDYDGALASDTGVPPAQIFIDAVGRNFGELLLFIVVGAQFFCGMASVTANSRMIYAFSRDGALPASRFWHRINPRTRTPTNSIWLAAVGAFLLGLPYLYSPTAYFAVTSIAVIGLYIAYIIPIFLRLRAGDRFQPGPWHLGRWSRPIGWLAVAWVVFICVLFVLPQFSPINVDTFNYAPVAVGVVLLFSGGWWLLSARRWFTGPQVQGTPEELAAIEHELTSVGQA, translated from the coding sequence ATGTCCGAGGTCCTCGAGCGGTCCGGCCGCACGGGCGGCGTCGACCGCGACGTCCAGCGGCTCCACGAGCTGGGCTACGCGCAGGAGCTGCTCCGCAAGATGAGCGGCTTCTCGAACTTCGCCGTGAGCTTCACGATCATCTCGATCCTGAGCGGGTGCCTCACGCTCTACGGGTTCGGCATGAACGTGGGCGGCCCGGTGGTGATGAGCATCGGCTGGCCGCTCGTCGGGATCATGGTCGTGATCGTCGGCCTGGCCATGGCGGAGGTGTGCTCGAGCTACCCGACGGCCGGCGGCCTCTACTACTGGTCCGCGAAGCTGGCCCGGTCGAACGCGCCGGCGTGGAGCTGGTTCACGGGCTGGTTCAACCTGCTCGGCCAGATCGGGGTCACCGCCGGCATCGACTTCGGGCTCGCCTTCTTCGTCGGCGCCCTGCTCAACCTGACGACCGGCATGGACGTCACCGACAACCGGATCATCCTGATCTACGGGGTCGTGCTGTTCCTCCACGGCCTGCTGAACACGTTCGGCGTGCGCCTCGTCGCCCTGCTGAACGACGTGAGCGTGTGGTGGCACATCGGCGGCGTGCTCGTGATCGTCGGCTCGCTCGTGCTGTTCGCCGACACCCACCAGTCGGCCGACTTCGTGTTCACCGAGTTCGTGAACAACACGGGCTGGGGCTTCGCCGGGTCGGGCGCGTACGTGTTCCTGATCGGGCTGCTGCTGGCCCAGTACACGTTCACCGGCTACGACGCCTCGGCCCACATGACCGAGGAGACGATGGACGCCGACGTCAGCGGCCCCCGCGGCATCGTGATGTCGATCGTCGTGTCGCTCGTGGCCGGCTGGGTGCTGCTCCTCGGGGTGACCTTCGCCATCCAGGACTACGACGGGGCGCTGGCCTCGGACACCGGCGTGCCGCCGGCCCAGATCTTCATCGACGCCGTCGGCCGCAACTTCGGCGAGCTCCTGCTGTTCATCGTGGTCGGCGCCCAGTTCTTCTGCGGGATGGCGTCGGTGACGGCCAACTCCCGCATGATCTACGCCTTCTCCCGGGACGGCGCCCTGCCCGCGTCGAGGTTCTGGCACCGCATCAACCCGAGGACGAGGACGCCGACGAACTCGATCTGGCTGGCCGCCGTCGGCGCGTTCCTGCTCGGCCTCCCCTACCTGTACAGCCCGACGGCCTACTTCGCGGTGACCTCGATCGCCGTCATCGGCCTGTACATCGCCTACATCATCCCGATCTTCCTGCGTCTGCGGGCCGGCGACCGCTTCCAGCCCGGCCCGTGGCACCTCGGGCGGTGGAGCCGGCCCATCGGCTGGCTGGCCGTCGCCTGGGTGGTGTTCATCTGCGTGCTGTTCGTGCTGCCGCAGTTCAGCCCGATCAACGTCGACACGTTCAACTACGCGCCGGTGGCGGTCGGCGTCGTCCTCCTGTTCAGCGGCGGCTGGTGGCTGCTGTCGGCCCGCCGGTGGTTCACCGGGCCGCAGGTCCAGGGCACCCCCGAGGAGCTGGCCGCCATCGAGCACGAGCTGACGTCGGTCGGGCAGGCGTGA
- a CDS encoding molybdopterin-dependent oxidoreductase, whose protein sequence is MAPGPATGRREVRGACPHDCPDRCSWVVTVEGDRAVDLRAADDHPFTAGFLCSKVRGYLDDRVHHPDRLLTALRRVGPKGEARFAPVPLDEALDEVADRLGRVVARWGGEAVLPYSFAGTQGLLQRASMSERFFARLGASRLLRTICGSTATAGVAAALGTSFGVVPEDVALSRFVVLWGTNTAVTNQHLWPHVRRARERGATLVVVDPVRTRTAAAADWHVAPLPGTDAALAFAMAHVILAEGLDDADYVERHTTGADVLRARAAAWPPERAAAVTGVPADEITRLARAYATTRPSVVRVLIGMEHHERGGAGIHAVACLPALVGAWRDRGGGLASMTSPAFAALRRDRLAMPELAARPTRAVNMVELGRALTDPDLDPPVKALVVHGSNPAAVAPNSGLVRRGLARDDLFTVVHDLFVTDTARFADVVLPATSQVEHLDVLDSWGHLDLMLNRPAVPAPGDALPVTELFRRLAARMGFDDPCFADTDEDLARQVLDSDHPHLEGITYEVLAERGWARLRVPEDRVPFAHGGFPTRTGRCDLAVADFEPPVEGPGGDPELRRRFPLALVSAKSLRLLNTGYANAVRSSGAERGPVLDLHPGDAAARGIADGDRVRVFNDRGSLVVPARVDGRVRPGVVALPFGWWSDPATGASVNSLTADRVADLGGGATYLDTLVEVEPAPG, encoded by the coding sequence GTGGCACCCGGACCGGCGACGGGCAGGCGGGAGGTGCGGGGCGCCTGCCCGCACGACTGCCCCGACCGCTGCTCGTGGGTCGTGACGGTCGAGGGCGACCGGGCCGTCGACCTCCGCGCCGCCGACGACCACCCGTTCACCGCCGGCTTCCTGTGCTCCAAGGTGCGGGGCTACCTGGACGACCGCGTCCACCACCCCGACCGGCTCCTCACCGCCCTGCGCAGGGTCGGCCCGAAGGGCGAGGCCCGGTTCGCCCCCGTCCCGCTGGACGAGGCGCTCGACGAGGTGGCCGACCGCCTCGGCCGGGTCGTGGCCCGGTGGGGCGGCGAGGCCGTCCTCCCGTACAGCTTCGCCGGCACCCAGGGCCTGCTCCAGCGGGCGTCCATGAGCGAGCGCTTCTTCGCCCGGCTCGGGGCCAGCCGGCTGCTCCGCACGATCTGCGGGTCGACGGCGACCGCCGGCGTGGCCGCCGCCCTCGGCACGTCCTTCGGCGTCGTCCCCGAGGACGTCGCCCTCAGCCGGTTCGTCGTCCTCTGGGGGACCAACACCGCCGTCACCAACCAGCACCTGTGGCCCCACGTCCGCCGGGCCAGGGAGCGGGGCGCCACGCTCGTCGTCGTCGACCCGGTGCGGACGAGGACGGCGGCCGCCGCCGACTGGCACGTCGCCCCGCTGCCCGGCACCGACGCCGCCCTCGCCTTCGCCATGGCCCACGTGATCCTGGCCGAGGGCCTGGACGACGCCGACTACGTCGAGCGCCACACGACGGGTGCGGACGTGCTCCGGGCCAGGGCCGCCGCCTGGCCGCCGGAGCGGGCGGCAGCCGTCACCGGCGTGCCGGCGGACGAGATCACCCGCCTGGCCAGGGCCTACGCCACGACCCGGCCGTCGGTCGTCCGGGTGCTGATCGGCATGGAGCACCACGAGCGGGGCGGCGCCGGCATCCACGCCGTCGCCTGCCTCCCCGCGCTGGTCGGCGCCTGGCGGGACCGGGGCGGCGGCCTCGCGTCGATGACCAGCCCGGCGTTCGCCGCGCTCCGCCGGGACCGCCTGGCCATGCCCGAGCTGGCGGCCCGGCCCACCAGGGCCGTGAACATGGTGGAGCTGGGCAGGGCCCTGACCGACCCCGACCTCGACCCGCCGGTGAAGGCGCTCGTCGTCCACGGCAGCAACCCGGCCGCCGTCGCCCCGAACAGCGGGCTCGTCCGGCGGGGGCTGGCCAGGGACGACCTGTTCACGGTCGTCCACGACCTGTTCGTGACCGACACCGCCCGCTTCGCCGACGTCGTGCTGCCGGCGACGAGCCAGGTCGAGCACCTCGACGTGCTCGACTCGTGGGGCCACCTCGACCTGATGCTGAACCGGCCGGCCGTGCCGGCCCCCGGCGACGCCCTGCCCGTGACCGAGCTGTTCCGCCGCCTGGCCGCCCGCATGGGCTTCGACGACCCGTGCTTCGCCGACACCGACGAGGACCTCGCCCGCCAGGTGCTCGACAGCGACCACCCCCACCTCGAGGGGATCACCTACGAGGTGCTCGCGGAGCGGGGGTGGGCGCGCCTGCGGGTCCCGGAGGACCGGGTGCCGTTCGCGCACGGGGGCTTCCCGACCCGGACGGGCCGCTGCGACCTCGCCGTCGCCGACTTCGAGCCGCCGGTCGAGGGCCCGGGCGGCGACCCGGAGCTGCGCCGGCGGTTCCCGCTGGCCCTCGTCTCCGCCAAGTCCCTCCGGCTGCTCAACACCGGCTACGCCAACGCCGTGCGGTCCTCGGGCGCCGAGCGCGGGCCCGTGCTCGACCTCCACCCGGGGGACGCGGCGGCCAGGGGCATCGCGGACGGCGACCGGGTCAGGGTGTTCAACGACCGGGGCAGCCTGGTCGTCCCCGCCCGGGTGGACGGCCGGGTCCGGCCCGGCGTCGTCGCCCTGCCGTTCGGCTGGTGGTCCGACCCGGCGACCGGCGCCTCGGTGAACTCGCTGACCGCCGACCGGGTCGCCGACCTGGGCGGCGGCGCCACCTACCTCGACACGCTGGTCGAGGTCGAGCCCGCGCCCGGCTGA
- a CDS encoding gamma-glutamyl-gamma-aminobutyrate hydrolase family protein encodes MAVTGRALDAGRVERWHNPAVASPKGYTDALERAGACGAVLPPVPLTTEQAAAWLAPFDGLVLTGGADLNPQLYGQEPRPETYGVDAVLDRFELELARAALDLGRPVLAICRGMQVLNVALGGTLDQHITGRPGLVAHGAPNGGVGALHEVGVDPGSKLAKALGGERVTGMSHHHQAVDALADGLVPVAWTDDGLVEGCEAEDGWVVAVQWHPEETADRDPAQQGLFDAFVAALR; translated from the coding sequence GTGGCGGTCACCGGCCGCGCCCTCGACGCCGGCCGGGTCGAGCGGTGGCACAACCCGGCCGTGGCGTCGCCGAAGGGCTACACCGACGCCCTCGAGCGGGCCGGCGCGTGCGGGGCGGTGCTGCCCCCCGTCCCGCTCACGACCGAGCAGGCGGCGGCCTGGCTGGCGCCGTTCGACGGGCTCGTCCTCACCGGCGGCGCCGACCTCAACCCCCAGCTCTACGGGCAGGAGCCCCGGCCCGAGACCTACGGGGTGGACGCCGTCCTCGACCGCTTCGAGCTGGAGCTGGCGCGAGCCGCCCTGGACCTCGGGCGGCCCGTCCTCGCCATCTGCCGGGGGATGCAGGTGCTGAACGTCGCCCTCGGCGGCACGCTCGACCAGCACATCACCGGCCGGCCCGGCCTCGTCGCCCACGGGGCGCCGAACGGCGGGGTCGGCGCGCTGCACGAGGTCGGCGTGGACCCGGGGTCGAAGCTGGCCAAGGCCCTCGGGGGCGAGCGGGTGACGGGCATGTCCCACCACCACCAGGCCGTGGACGCGCTGGCCGACGGCCTCGTGCCGGTGGCCTGGACCGACGACGGGCTCGTCGAGGGCTGCGAGGCGGAGGACGGCTGGGTCGTCGCCGTGCAGTGGCACCCGGAGGAGACGGCCGACCGGGACCCGGCCCAGCAGGGCCTGTTCGACGCATTCGTGGCGGCGCTGCGGTGA